A section of the Streptomyces sp. Je 1-369 genome encodes:
- the chvE gene encoding multiple monosaccharide ABC transporter substrate-binding protein: MTNRRGTRLAAAVTAAALLGTLTAACGQEAKGGSRYKPDAGEGATIGLAMPTKSSERWIADGENMAKQFQKAGYETDLQYGDDKVENQVAQLENMITKGRSLLVVAAIDGSALTDVLGRAHDAGIPVISYDRLILGTENVDYYASFDNERVGRLEAQYIVDKLKLGKPGDKSGDSYNIELFAGSPDDNNTKYFWGGAMKVLRPYFESGRLTVRSKQTKMNQATTLRWDGGTAQKRMDDLISKNYGTEKVDAVLSPYDGISLGIISALKSAGYGSKSRPLPVITGQDAELASVKSIIRGEQTQTVFKDTRKLAAQTVAMGDAVLNDRKPKVNDTTGYHNGKKTVPSYLLDPVSVDKSNTQLLVDEGYFTAGQLK; the protein is encoded by the coding sequence GTGACCAACCGCAGAGGTACCCGCCTCGCCGCCGCGGTGACCGCCGCCGCTCTGCTCGGCACGCTGACCGCCGCGTGCGGTCAGGAGGCGAAGGGCGGCAGCCGCTACAAGCCGGACGCCGGAGAGGGCGCCACCATCGGTCTCGCGATGCCCACCAAGTCCTCCGAGCGGTGGATAGCCGACGGCGAGAACATGGCGAAGCAGTTCCAGAAGGCCGGTTACGAGACCGATCTGCAGTACGGCGACGACAAGGTCGAGAACCAGGTCGCCCAGTTGGAGAACATGATCACCAAGGGGCGCAGTCTCCTGGTGGTCGCCGCGATCGACGGTTCCGCGCTGACCGACGTCCTGGGGCGGGCGCACGACGCGGGCATCCCGGTGATCTCGTACGACCGGCTGATCCTCGGCACCGAGAACGTCGACTATTACGCGTCGTTCGACAACGAGCGCGTCGGCCGCCTGGAGGCGCAGTACATCGTCGACAAGCTGAAGCTGGGGAAGCCGGGGGACAAGTCCGGTGACTCGTACAACATCGAGCTGTTCGCGGGGTCGCCGGACGACAACAACACCAAGTACTTCTGGGGCGGCGCCATGAAGGTGCTGCGGCCGTACTTCGAGAGCGGCAGGCTCACCGTCCGCAGCAAGCAGACGAAGATGAACCAGGCGACCACTCTGCGCTGGGACGGCGGTACCGCGCAGAAGCGCATGGACGACCTGATCAGCAAGAACTACGGCACGGAGAAGGTCGACGCGGTCCTCTCGCCGTACGACGGGATCTCGCTCGGCATCATCTCGGCGCTGAAGAGCGCGGGGTACGGCTCGAAGAGCAGGCCGCTGCCGGTGATCACCGGTCAGGACGCGGAGCTCGCGTCGGTGAAGTCCATCATCCGGGGCGAGCAGACGCAGACGGTGTTCAAGGACACCCGCAAGCTGGCCGCGCAGACGGTGGCGATGGGTGACGCCGTCCTGAACGACAGGAAGCCCAAGGTCAACGACACGACGGGTTACCACAACGGCAAGAAGACCGTGCCGTCGTATCTGCTAGACCCGGTCAGCGTCGACAAGAGCAACACGCAACTCCTTGTCGATGAGGGATACTTCACGGCCGGGCAGCTCAAGTGA
- the mmsA gene encoding multiple monosaccharide ABC transporter ATP-binding protein, with translation MRGITKAFPGVKALSDVNLTVRPGEIHAICGENGAGKSTLMKVLSGVHAHGSYDGEIHFEGERMAFKDIRASERRGIVNIHQELALVPHLSIAENIFLGNEQGSRGFIDWHGTLRRASALLKRVGLNEKPQTPVADIGVGKQQLVEIAKALSKEVKLLILDEPTAALNDEDSAKLLDLIVELREQGISSIIISHKLNEIRAITDSVTILRDGRTIETLTVRERPDSEPRLSEERIIRGMVGRDLDHRFPDRTPYKGEDAGSLALSVENWTVRHPVDHQRKVVDDVSLTVRRGEIVGVAGLMGAGRTELAMSVFGRSYGQYVTGTVSVGGRRVVTKTVPAAVEAGIAYVTEDRKQYGLNLIDDINRNISLASLPGMRRKDGFVDGHHERSVAERYRKSMNIKAPTVFEQVGRLSGGNQQKVVLSKWIHADPEVLILDEPTRGIDVGAKYEIYTVIDRLAAAGKAVLFISSELPELLGMCDRIYTMAEGRLTGEVDRADATQELLMRHMTKNRS, from the coding sequence ATGCGCGGGATCACCAAGGCGTTTCCCGGCGTCAAGGCGCTCTCCGACGTGAACCTGACCGTGCGTCCCGGGGAGATCCACGCGATCTGCGGCGAGAACGGCGCGGGCAAGTCGACGCTGATGAAGGTCCTGAGCGGCGTCCACGCGCACGGCAGTTACGACGGCGAGATCCATTTCGAGGGCGAGCGGATGGCCTTCAAGGACATCCGGGCCAGCGAGCGGCGCGGCATCGTCAACATCCACCAGGAGCTCGCCCTCGTCCCCCATCTGTCCATCGCCGAGAACATCTTCCTCGGCAACGAGCAGGGCAGCCGTGGCTTCATCGACTGGCACGGCACGCTGCGCAGGGCGAGCGCGCTGCTCAAGCGGGTGGGCCTGAACGAGAAGCCGCAGACGCCGGTCGCCGACATCGGGGTGGGCAAGCAGCAGCTGGTGGAGATCGCGAAGGCACTGTCCAAGGAGGTGAAGCTGCTGATCCTGGACGAGCCGACCGCCGCGCTCAACGACGAGGACAGCGCGAAGCTCCTTGACCTCATCGTGGAGCTGCGCGAGCAGGGCATCTCCAGCATCATCATCTCGCACAAGCTCAACGAGATCCGGGCCATCACGGACTCGGTGACGATCCTGCGCGACGGGCGGACCATCGAGACCCTCACGGTCCGCGAACGACCGGACAGCGAACCGCGGTTGTCCGAGGAGCGCATCATCCGCGGCATGGTCGGCCGCGACCTCGACCACCGCTTCCCCGACCGCACGCCCTACAAGGGCGAGGACGCGGGCTCGCTCGCGCTCTCCGTCGAGAACTGGACGGTGCGGCACCCGGTCGACCACCAGCGCAAGGTCGTCGACGACGTGTCGCTGACCGTGCGGCGCGGCGAGATCGTCGGCGTCGCGGGGCTGATGGGCGCGGGCCGCACGGAGCTCGCGATGTCGGTCTTCGGGCGCTCCTACGGCCAGTACGTCACCGGCACGGTGTCGGTCGGGGGCCGCAGGGTCGTGACGAAGACGGTGCCCGCCGCGGTCGAGGCCGGGATCGCGTACGTCACCGAGGACCGCAAGCAGTACGGCCTGAACCTCATCGACGACATCAACCGCAACATCTCTCTGGCCTCGCTGCCCGGCATGCGGCGCAAGGACGGCTTCGTGGACGGGCACCACGAACGCTCCGTCGCCGAGCGCTACCGGAAGTCGATGAACATCAAGGCACCCACCGTGTTCGAGCAGGTGGGGCGGCTCTCCGGCGGCAACCAGCAGAAGGTCGTGCTCAGCAAGTGGATCCACGCCGACCCGGAGGTGCTGATCCTCGACGAGCCGACGCGCGGTATCGACGTCGGCGCGAAGTACGAGATCTACACCGTCATCGACCGGCTCGCCGCGGCCGGCAAGGCGGTGCTGTTCATCTCCTCCGAGCTGCCCGAGCTGCTCGGGATGTGCGACCGGATCTACACGATGGCCGAGGGCCGGCTGACCGGTGAGGTCGACCGCGCGGACGCCACCCAGGAACTCCTGATGCGCCACATGACCAAGAACAGAAGCTGA
- a CDS encoding zinc-dependent alcohol dehydrogenase, with protein MTSRAIVVDRPGTHRLTTGPRPEPGPGEVLVEVAAAGICMSDREVYDGHRDAAFVRYPVIPGHEWSGTVVAVGAGADPALVGRKTVAEGFRACGVCTRCRYGETSLCVGGYAETGFTEPGAFADHVVVPARLLHPLRDDADLRAAALLEPSAVIAAAVRVGRARAGERVAVVGAGTLGLLAVQWLAAGGPAELAVVDPREARGELALGFGATRALSPAEAAAVNESFDLVVETAGAPTTAASSCLLARRGGRVVLTGMFTEDAVGIDPVHLSLSQLEVRSVFGASSSAWVDAVRAFDLGLLDPGPLITHEFPLERFGEAVALVGGGDPKTGKVLLRP; from the coding sequence ATGACGTCACGCGCGATCGTCGTCGACCGCCCCGGCACCCACCGCCTCACCACGGGCCCGCGCCCCGAGCCGGGTCCCGGCGAGGTCCTCGTCGAGGTGGCCGCCGCCGGGATCTGCATGAGCGACCGCGAGGTGTACGACGGACACCGCGACGCCGCGTTCGTCCGCTACCCGGTGATCCCCGGCCACGAGTGGTCCGGCACCGTGGTGGCCGTCGGTGCCGGGGCCGACCCCGCTCTTGTCGGCCGCAAGACCGTCGCCGAGGGGTTCCGGGCGTGCGGCGTCTGCACGCGCTGCCGGTACGGCGAGACGAGCCTGTGCGTGGGCGGCTACGCGGAGACCGGGTTCACCGAACCCGGCGCCTTCGCCGACCACGTCGTGGTGCCCGCGCGGCTGCTGCATCCGCTGCGCGACGACGCGGATCTGCGGGCCGCGGCCCTGCTCGAACCCTCCGCCGTGATCGCGGCGGCCGTGCGGGTGGGGCGGGCGCGGGCCGGGGAGCGCGTCGCCGTGGTCGGCGCGGGCACGCTCGGGCTCCTCGCCGTGCAGTGGCTCGCGGCGGGCGGCCCCGCGGAGCTGGCCGTCGTCGATCCGCGCGAGGCCCGTGGTGAGCTCGCGCTGGGGTTCGGGGCGACCCGTGCGCTGTCGCCGGCCGAGGCGGCGGCCGTGAACGAGTCCTTCGATCTCGTGGTCGAGACGGCGGGTGCGCCGACCACCGCCGCCTCTTCCTGTCTGCTCGCCCGCAGGGGCGGGCGGGTCGTGCTCACGGGGATGTTCACGGAGGACGCCGTGGGGATCGATCCGGTGCACCTGTCCCTGAGCCAGTTGGAGGTGCGGTCTGTCTTCGGGGCGTCGTCCTCGGCGTGGGTCGATGCGGTGCGGGCGTTTGATCTCGGGCTGCTGGATCCGGGGCCTCTCATTACGCACGAGTTTCCGCTCGAGCGGTTCGGGGAGGCGGTCGCCCTTGTCGGGGGCGGTGACCCCAAGACCGGGAAGGTGCTGCTACGGCCCTGA